The Desulfarculaceae bacterium genome window below encodes:
- a CDS encoding metallophosphoesterase: MRWFLPIFFSVYTGLHVIFYRCARHLLPPGRGPRLIAWAWLGLMILGPLLTVLSYAWGYPKASGVIGTVAYWWMAYLLMSLLCLLGMDLLRLMAWPFSRGPWAWRRPVALALGAALILTAYGGWSATQVRLKEVTIATPKLPAEVPALRIALTSDLHLGLPGGEARLKRAIKLIQEARPDLWLDAGDMWDRPLLDARELTGLMAKVRPPLGKYAIGGNHENYVGLSTSMSLDRVAGFVFLANRGLAVGRALNLAGVVDTRKPDPARDAAALKGLDPGRFTLFLRHRPDFGPATRGKIDLQVSGHTHGGQVWPFHYLVKNLYPRFAGLYDLGHGAWQYTTRGTGLWGPPIRLFAPPEVTLITLKRVPPSPPR, from the coding sequence TTGCGCTGGTTCCTGCCCATATTCTTCTCGGTCTACACCGGGCTGCACGTAATCTTCTACCGCTGCGCGCGGCACCTGCTGCCCCCGGGGCGGGGCCCGCGCCTCATCGCCTGGGCCTGGCTGGGCCTGATGATCCTGGGCCCCCTGCTCACCGTACTCTCCTATGCCTGGGGCTACCCCAAGGCCTCCGGGGTCATCGGCACGGTGGCCTACTGGTGGATGGCCTATCTGCTCATGAGCCTGCTCTGCCTGCTGGGCATGGACCTGCTCAGGCTCATGGCCTGGCCCTTCTCGCGCGGTCCCTGGGCATGGCGGCGGCCCGTGGCCCTGGCCCTGGGCGCGGCCCTGATCCTCACCGCCTACGGCGGCTGGTCCGCCACTCAGGTGCGCCTCAAGGAGGTGACGATCGCCACCCCCAAGCTGCCCGCCGAGGTTCCCGCGCTACGCATCGCGCTCACCAGCGACCTGCACCTGGGCCTGCCCGGCGGCGAGGCGCGCCTCAAGCGGGCCATCAAGCTCATCCAGGAGGCCAGGCCCGACCTGTGGCTGGACGCGGGCGACATGTGGGACCGCCCGCTGCTGGACGCCCGCGAGCTCACCGGGCTTATGGCCAAGGTGCGCCCGCCCCTGGGCAAGTACGCCATCGGCGGCAACCACGAGAACTACGTGGGCCTGAGCACCTCCATGAGCCTGGACCGGGTGGCGGGCTTCGTGTTCCTGGCCAACCGGGGCCTGGCCGTGGGGCGCGCGCTCAACCTGGCCGGGGTGGTGGACACCCGCAAGCCCGACCCGGCCCGGGACGCCGCCGCCCTCAAGGGCCTGGACCCCGGCCGCTTCACCCTGTTCCTGCGCCACCGCCCGGACTTTGGCCCGGCCACGCGCGGCAAAATCGACCTCCAGGTCTCGGGCCACACCCACGGCGGCCAGGTCTGGCCCTTCCACTACCTGGTCAAGAACCTCTACCCCCGCTTTGCCGGGCTCTATGATCTGGGCCACGGCGCCTGGCAATACACCACCCGGGGCACCGGCCTTTGGGGTCCGCCCATACGCCTTTTCGCCCCGCCCGAGGTCACGCTGATCACTCTGAAGCGCGTCCCGCCCTCTCCCCCCCGCTGA
- a CDS encoding acyl-CoA/acyl-ACP dehydrogenase, with protein sequence MFDFLLNQEQIKLRDEVRELVSWVPREMILAMDRDEITFPKEFLAEAGKRNLMGCRYPKQWGGRGLDWVSTCMVMEEVGVLGYIFACVFGVGAELVCDAIILHGSDEQKERYVKPLLAGEMFAAECLTEPRGGSDFFGTTTIAEDKGDHYVLNGQKRFIVGAEGADYFLVYARTDPNPKVDPRKALTCFIVDRGPGVDVAYLYGLMGCRGGGAGRLVFKDVKVPKQNIVGKAGGAYAVFNTMMIPERLGTAAMTIGAAKPALDVATGYTTRRKAFGQTINQFQGVSFQVAEAATLLDAARAMVYATARAVDAGTDTALTRRLISQTKKFVTESCQKAANHAMQVMGGIGYTSIFPVERIVRDLRLASIWTGTNEVMNLIAGHEWYRAYHDAKAAAPRDFEADAEAAGENEEKIYE encoded by the coding sequence ATGTTCGACTTTTTGCTCAACCAGGAGCAAATAAAGCTGCGCGACGAGGTGCGTGAGCTGGTGTCCTGGGTCCCCCGCGAGATGATCCTGGCCATGGACCGCGACGAGATCACCTTTCCCAAGGAGTTCCTGGCCGAGGCGGGCAAGCGCAACCTCATGGGCTGCCGCTATCCCAAACAGTGGGGCGGCCGGGGCCTGGACTGGGTGAGCACCTGCATGGTCATGGAAGAGGTGGGCGTGTTGGGCTACATCTTCGCCTGCGTGTTCGGGGTGGGGGCAGAGCTGGTCTGCGACGCCATCATCCTGCACGGCAGCGACGAGCAGAAGGAGCGCTACGTCAAGCCGCTGTTGGCCGGCGAGATGTTCGCGGCCGAGTGCCTCACCGAGCCCCGGGGCGGCTCGGACTTCTTCGGCACCACCACCATTGCCGAGGACAAGGGCGACCACTACGTGCTCAACGGCCAGAAGCGCTTCATCGTGGGCGCGGAAGGGGCCGACTACTTTTTGGTCTACGCCCGCACCGACCCGAACCCTAAGGTGGACCCGCGCAAGGCGCTCACCTGCTTCATCGTGGACCGGGGTCCGGGCGTGGACGTGGCCTATCTCTACGGGCTCATGGGCTGCCGGGGCGGCGGGGCCGGGCGCCTGGTGTTCAAGGACGTGAAGGTGCCCAAGCAAAACATCGTGGGCAAGGCGGGCGGGGCCTACGCGGTGTTCAACACCATGATGATTCCCGAGCGCCTGGGCACCGCCGCCATGACCATCGGCGCGGCCAAGCCCGCCCTGGACGTGGCCACCGGCTACACCACCCGGCGCAAGGCCTTTGGCCAGACCATCAACCAGTTCCAAGGGGTGAGCTTCCAGGTGGCCGAGGCCGCCACTTTGCTGGACGCGGCGCGGGCCATGGTCTATGCTACCGCCCGAGCGGTGGATGCGGGCACCGACACCGCGCTCACCCGCAGGCTGATTAGCCAGACCAAGAAGTTCGTCACCGAGAGTTGCCAAAAGGCGGCCAACCACGCCATGCAGGTAATGGGCGGCATCGGCTACACCAGCATCTTCCCGGTGGAACGCATCGTGCGCGACCTTCGCCTGGCCTCCATCTGGACCGGCACCAACGAGGTGATGAACCTCATCGCCGGGCACGAGTGGTACCGCGCCTATCACGACGCCAAGGCGGCCGCGCCGCGCGATTTCGAGGCCGACGCCGAGGCGGCCGGCGAAAACGAGGAGAAGATCTACGAGTAA
- a CDS encoding MerR family DNA-binding transcriptional regulator, producing MWSIAELAAELEISTRTIRFYEEKGLISPQRTPGNRRVYSKRDRARLKLILRGKRFGYSLEEIGEMIGMGDVDLDEAEQIKRSLAYGDKKLAEIHQRIEELKMLARDIESVRDKLQDRLGQLKEGKQS from the coding sequence ATGTGGAGCATCGCCGAGCTGGCCGCCGAGCTGGAGATCAGCACCCGCACCATCCGCTTTTACGAGGAAAAGGGCCTGATCTCTCCCCAGCGCACCCCGGGCAACCGGCGGGTGTACTCCAAGCGGGACCGGGCTCGGCTCAAGCTGATCCTCCGGGGCAAGCGCTTCGGCTACTCCCTGGAGGAGATCGGCGAGATGATCGGCATGGGGGACGTGGACCTGGACGAGGCGGAACAGATCAAGCGCAGCCTGGCCTACGGCGACAAGAAGCTGGCCGAGATCCACCAGCGCATCGAAGAGCTGAAGATGTTGGCCCGGGACATCGAATCCGTGCGGGACAAGCTGCAAGACCGGTTGGGACAACTCAAGGAGGGGAAGCAGTCATGA
- a CDS encoding AMP-binding protein: protein MNLVEILELNARKFAGRDCLRYNGQGTTFAELEALAGQAAGLLQSWGVAKGDRVGLMSFNTPAFVIAYYGILRAGGVVVPINHKLQAPEVDYILGHSQAKLLLADGALAPVLAKLDSPVKKAALDSDVEGLERFEAALQNAPAPRAVQIADSDPAQILYTSGTTGKPKGCVHTHQTVLFAGITGAMVVKMDFRDRLLMAMPIWHSSPLNNWFMGMQYVGGCTVLIREYHPLHFLQAVQDEKCTVYFGAPISYLLPIQMIPHFDQFDLSSMRCWIYGGGPISGDVVLDLIKRYQSDQFYQVYGMTEAGPTGTTLFPWEQVERAGSIGAQGLPGADVKVMTSENAPAQPGEAGEIWLKAPSMMKGYLDDPTATAEAFEDGWYKTGDVARVDEAGYMYIVDRSKDMIVTGGENVYSKEVEDALATHPAVMESAVLGRPHHEWGETVVAYVVPKAEAEPTAEELEAFLADKLARYKIPREFMIVAELPHTPTGKVMKYKLRQQIGA, encoded by the coding sequence ATGAATTTGGTGGAGATTCTGGAACTCAACGCCCGCAAGTTTGCGGGACGCGACTGCCTGCGCTACAACGGCCAAGGCACCACTTTCGCCGAGCTGGAGGCCCTGGCGGGCCAGGCGGCCGGGCTTTTGCAGTCCTGGGGCGTGGCCAAGGGCGACCGCGTGGGCCTGATGAGCTTCAACACCCCGGCGTTCGTAATCGCCTACTACGGCATCTTGCGCGCCGGGGGCGTGGTGGTGCCCATCAACCACAAGCTGCAGGCGCCCGAGGTGGACTACATTCTGGGCCACAGCCAGGCCAAGCTGCTCTTGGCCGACGGCGCCCTGGCCCCGGTCCTCGCCAAGCTGGACTCGCCGGTGAAAAAGGCGGCCCTGGACAGCGACGTGGAGGGCCTGGAGCGCTTCGAGGCCGCCTTGCAGAACGCGCCCGCGCCCCGGGCGGTTCAGATCGCGGACAGCGACCCGGCCCAGATCCTCTACACCTCGGGCACCACCGGCAAGCCCAAGGGCTGCGTGCACACCCACCAGACGGTGCTCTTCGCGGGCATCACCGGGGCCATGGTGGTCAAGATGGACTTTAGGGACCGCCTGCTCATGGCCATGCCCATCTGGCACTCCAGCCCGCTGAACAACTGGTTCATGGGAATGCAGTACGTGGGCGGCTGCACGGTGCTGATCCGCGAGTATCATCCCCTGCATTTCTTGCAGGCGGTGCAGGATGAGAAATGTACCGTGTATTTCGGCGCGCCCATCAGCTACCTCCTGCCGATTCAGATGATCCCCCACTTCGACCAGTTCGACCTGAGCTCCATGCGCTGCTGGATTTACGGCGGCGGCCCCATCTCCGGCGACGTGGTGCTGGACCTCATCAAGCGCTACCAGAGCGACCAGTTCTACCAGGTCTACGGCATGACCGAGGCCGGCCCCACCGGCACCACCCTGTTCCCCTGGGAGCAGGTGGAGCGCGCGGGATCCATCGGGGCCCAGGGCCTGCCCGGCGCGGACGTGAAGGTGATGACCAGCGAGAACGCCCCGGCCCAGCCCGGCGAGGCGGGCGAGATTTGGCTCAAGGCCCCTTCCATGATGAAGGGCTATCTGGACGACCCTACGGCCACGGCAGAGGCCTTTGAGGACGGCTGGTACAAGACCGGCGACGTGGCCCGGGTGGACGAGGCGGGCTACATGTACATCGTGGACCGCTCCAAGGACATGATCGTCACCGGCGGGGAGAACGTGTACTCCAAGGAAGTCGAGGACGCCCTGGCCACCCATCCGGCGGTCATGGAAAGCGCGGTGCTGGGCCGCCCGCACCACGAGTGGGGCGAAACGGTGGTGGCCTACGTGGTGCCCAAGGCCGAGGCCGAGCCCACCGCCGAGGAGCTGGAGGCTTTCTTGGCCGACAAGCTGGCCCGCTACAAGATTCCCCGCGAGTTCATGATCGTGGCCGAGCTGCCCCACACCCCCACCGGCAAGGTGATGAAATACAAGCTGCGCCAGCAGATCGGCGCTTAG
- a CDS encoding PaaI family thioesterase, with protein MSELKERLAYASEAVGGDPWARFLGLAVESLGEAQATISFVPGPDHLNAVGRVHGSVLYALADQAMAVAANTLERPALVVEARISFVGKAAPGEKLSASARALDLGRTLSLWEVSITNPEGRLVALAGGRGYHAAPKPIPA; from the coding sequence GTGAGTGAACTCAAGGAGCGTCTGGCCTACGCCAGTGAGGCCGTGGGCGGCGACCCCTGGGCCCGTTTTCTGGGCCTCGCCGTGGAGAGCCTGGGCGAGGCTCAAGCCACCATCAGCTTCGTGCCCGGCCCGGACCACCTCAACGCAGTGGGCCGGGTGCACGGCTCGGTGCTCTACGCCCTGGCCGACCAGGCCATGGCCGTGGCGGCCAACACCTTGGAACGCCCCGCCCTGGTGGTGGAGGCACGCATCAGCTTCGTGGGCAAGGCCGCGCCCGGCGAAAAGCTCTCGGCCAGCGCCCGCGCCCTGGACCTGGGCCGCACCCTCAGCCTGTGGGAGGTGAGCATCACCAACCCGGAGGGCCGTCTGGTGGCCCTGGCCGGGGGACGGGGCTACCACGCCGCGCCCAAGCCTATCCCCGCCTAG